GCCAAACGCCTGATAACTGGTACCTGCAATGATGGCACCAATACCCCAGAGAAGCATTGAAATGCCCCACCAAAAACGTGACATTTGGCCGTCTTGCATTACTAGGAACTGAACCCCAACTAATGTAACGATCACACCGAGTAAATAAACCCAAAATGTCGATGACGGTTGACTGATATCCAACTCTTTACCTAGAAAATTGACACGAACCAGCGGTTGTTCCTCTCCCCAATTTTCCTTTGTCAAACTTGGGTGTTTAATGTCATGAACTTTCTCAAAAATAGACATTTCGTTTTCCTTTTAAAAAGGCTGAGGCCCTCTGAGCCTCGACCAGGTTCAATTAGTCTTCGTGTTCAGGAATAAGAACAAGCTTGCCCACATGCTTGCGGCTCACAAGTTCTTTTTGAGCTTCTACTATGTCAGAAAGAGGGAAGGCTTTTGAAAGGGCTGGTTTGATTTCACCCTTTTCGATAGCGTCAATCAGGCTTGGGAATACAGGTTCATCCCAACCAGTGCACCCAACAAGCGTCAAGTCTCTTAGGTACATAGTGCGGAAATCTAACTCAACTAGTGGGCCTGCAATGGCGCCAGAAGAAGCATAGCGACCACCACGCTTAAGCATTTTTAGGTTGTTGACGAAATTGTCGCCAGCCACATTGTCAATGATGATATCGACCGACATTTCGCCCAGCACTTCGAGTGCATTTTTACCGTAGTCGACGACTTCATCAGCCCCGTAAGAGCGCACACGTTCGATCTTGTCTTCGCCTTCTGCTGCCGCGATAACATAAGCGCCACGACGTTTTGCAAGTTGAACTACCGCAGAGCCAACACCACCAGACGCACCTGCAACATAGACACGATCACCTGCTTTTACGCCTGAGCGCTGAACCATATTTTCAGATGTCGCATAGGCACATGGAATCGTGCCCAGTTCTGCATCACTCCAGTCACACTCAACTGGGAAAACTTCGCTTGCAGAAATCTTCACGTATTGAGCAAAGGCACCGTCAAAATCAGAAGCCATCCAGATATTTTCACGAGATTCAAAACCTTCGTGGCGAATACAAGCGCGGATAAGTACACGTTTGCCAATAAGGTGTTGGTCAGCTTGATCTTTCGCTTCAACCACTAGACCCGCACAGTCTGTACCTTGAATGAATGGGAAAGGTGTTTCATTGTTCCAGCCGCCATCTTTCTCCTCAGCCGCATCTGTAACCTCATTTTCATCCGTAGACAAAGTATTCGTGCTTTGGGTTACCTTCTGAGAGTACCAACCAAGACGAGTATTGATTTCTGTATTATTCACGCCAGCCGCCAAGACTTTGATTAACACTTCACCTTCGCTAATTACAGGCATTGGTACGTCTTTGTACTCCAACATTTCGTAGCCACCATTACCCATGGTAACGACTGCTTTCATTGTTTTGTCGCCTGTTTTTACATCAAAACGGTTTTTATCTTTATTAATATTCAGTTTAATTTTCATGATTTTCTCTTCACTTATGATGTTGGTAGTTCAACACTGTTAATTTGATTAGATGGTTCAGAGGACGCTTCTTCCTTTTTGCTCATGCGGTTAAAGACCATTGCTAAAATCGCACCAAGAACACCAAAGGCAGCTGTCACGATAAAGTAAGCTCGGTAGCCATCGTCATTACCGAATGTGCTCCATAGATAGCTGTTCATTTGTGGAATAAAAATATCTGGTAGGTAACCGATTAAGCTCACAACACCAATCGCTGTACCCGTTAGTGCAGCAGAGATCTTCGCCTGACCTAGAATCGACCAGTAAGTACCACGAACCACGTAGATAAAGACGGCGGTCAGCAACACAAGGCTACCAATTATGATTGTACCTGCTGAACTTGGAATGATTGCTAGTGTACATAATGCAACCGCTGCTAGGAAAGTACCTGTCGCCACGGTTTGAGCTCGGCCGAATTTATCAGCACAGTAGCCGCCCAGGAAGCCACCAATAGGACGCATCCATAGAACACCAACCATCATAGAGCCGACAGTTACTGCGCTCATCTCAAGGTTGCTTTGTAGGTGGCCACCGTAATAGTAGTTCGACCAGAAAACAGTATAGCCACAGAAGATGATCAGACCGTGTAGCCAAACGTATTTGTTGGTAAGAATCTTAGAAACATCGGCTAGGCGGAATTTCTCTTCTTCACCCGTTTCGACATTGCGATCTTCTGTTGGTTTAACGAAGAGTGCTACTAGAACTGCAATAGCTGTCAAAGCGAACGAGTACATGTAGATAACTGATTTAAGAGCTGTTTCTTTGTCTGCAAAGGCTTCGCTATCACCTAGAGTTGTGGTGAAAAGATATAAAGCAACACTACCTAGAGCTGCTTCAACCAAACCACGACCACCATCTAAGAAGCCAAAGAATCGGCCTTCTTCTTCAGGAGTAGACAACATTTTAGTTAGCTTCATGTGAGCCGACCAGAAAGTGAATACTGCAAAGATACCCCAAATAATGAAGCAACCAACCACTCCGCTATATTGAGGGATTTGTGCAAACCAGAAACCGCCTGCAGCCGTACCTAGTAGGCTAACTACAAGCAATGATTTAGCACTGAACTTATCACTCAAAATACCACTTGGGAAGTAACCCGCTACGAATACCATACCGAGAATGGAGTAAATATTGTTTAGGTCGGTGACATTCATTTGGAAGACTTCAAGAATAGTCTCTTGATACTGCGCTTTTAAATAAACTAGTGGAAAAACGGCACCCGCCGCTAATATCACGAGCACGAATTGAAAATACCTTGTTAGGCTGGAGTTGTTCATATTATCACCTATGTTCACATTTGTTGGCGTCAAAAAGAAAAACTCTTATTGACGCATTTCTAATTATTATTTTTTATTAAAATTGACTGAATACGGTTTCGATTGCGAATGCACCTGGATCTTTTGTTCCTGATAGGCTGTCGCTGTTTAGGTAGGATGAACGGCCCGCTTTCGCATTGGTCATCGCAACAGTAGCCTCTGCACCGGCTTTCGCTGCATTAATAGCGCTATCAAAGCCTTCTTCTACCCATGCTTCTAGAGCCGGGTGTAATGCGTCGATCATCGTGCGGTCTCCAGGTTTTGCGCCACCGTAAGCCATCATTTGATCTAGACCCGCTTGCAATGCCTTAGGTAGAGAGCCATTAAGCTCAAAATCACGGCCTGCTGCAGTAAACAAAATAGACAGAAGTACGCCTGAAGAACCACCCATTACAGAAGTTAGACAGTCTGCGATTGTCGTCATCAATTTGGCTTTGTCTTGTAACGGTAGCTGTTTTGCTTCTAATTGAGCTATAACCTTACGTGCACCTGCTGCAAAAGTAGAACCGGTATCACCATCACCAACGATGGAGTCAAGGTGGTTAAGCTCTGCTTCGATATCGATAATTGATTGACATACCTTGCTAAGAACTAAGGCAGTCTCTTCTTCGTGTGAGGGCTCGAACGCTTGCTTCACGATTTGGTTTTCACACTGAGTGATTGGTACTTCGCGGCGGGCAACAGCACCAGGCCATGCACTTGTTTCAACGTCTGCAGTCAATGCCTTACTGATCTCATCAGTCAGTTGAATGGTAGAAACCGAAAAGCCTTTCATATCAATAGCGGTCATCAGTGCACCACTTACGATAAACTTCGCTTGTTGGCCAAGCTCAGATTCCATCACTTCCTTCGCCACAATATTCATTTCAATTGGCGACAGACCGCCAAGGTTATTTAGCAAGATTGCATTCTCAGAAATAGGTTGCGCTTCAATAAGCTTGCCTACCATGGTTGCTACAAGCTCTTTTGCTTTAGGTAGGTCAATAGTCTCGATACCCGCTTCTCCGTGGATGCCTAGACCAAGCTCGGCTTTACCTTTAGCAATACGCTCATTGCTTTCGCCAGGAAGAGAGCAGCTTGTCAGTGCTACACCAATAGACGCCGTTTTTTCATGCACGTCGATTGCAGCTTGTTTCACTTCTTCTAGAGAACCGTTGTTTTCAGCTACATAGCCCGCAACTTTTTGCACGAACAGAGTGCCTGCGATACCACGTGGTTGAGGGTTACCAGGGATAGAGATATCGTCGCCAACGACAATCAGGTCAACTTTACGCCCCATCTCCTTGGCTTTTTCTACGGCTAAGCCAAAGTTCAAACGGTCGCCAGTGTAGTTTTTAATGATAACCAGACAACCGGCATCACCCGTTACATGTAAAATTGCATTAAGAACGGCATCCACACTTGGCGCAGCAAACAAGTCACCACAAACCGCTGCGGTTAGCATGCCCTTACCAACGAAGCCTGCGTGCGCTGGCTCATGTCCAGAGCCACCACCACAAATCAGTGCGACTTTGTCTTTATTCCAGTCATTGCGCGCAACAACTTTAATATCGTTATTAAAATCTAGTAGTGTTAGGTTCTCTTTTTGAGCTGCGTATAAAGCACCGTGAATAGAATCTAGAACAAAAGACTCTTTGTTATTTAAAATAAGATCAGACATTGTTATCTCTTTAATATAGTAAGATTAATTTCTATTCTTCGTCACTAATTAAATAATTAGCGGGTTAATATTATTGACCTAGCTGGTGAGCTATTAGGATTGCCGAATAAACCGCTTCTGCTGTTACTGGGAAAGGCATATTGTGAATGGTTTCACCTTCAGCCGTTGCTCCCTCAGCTACTTCACGTAACTTGTCGTGATTTAATTCTTTTACACCCATCTGGAATAAATTTGTTGGAAGTCCGATTGAGCGACAGAAATCGATAACAGTGTTAATTTCTTCCATTGCGGCATTTTCAAGAACCAATTGAGTTAGCGTACCGAACGCTACTTTTTCACCGTGATAGAGATGGTGACATTCTTCTAGTTTGGTTAAGCCATTGTGAATAGCATGAGCAGCCGCTAGACCGCTACTTTCAAAGCCAATACCACTTAGGTAAGTGTTCGCTTCAATGATGTTTTCAACGGCTTTTGAGCTCACACCATTTTCAACAGCCACTTTCGCTTTTAGGCCATCTTCTAACAGTGTTTCATAGCATAGTTTTGCTAGTGCTTGAGCCGAACGTGTTGGTGCACCACCTGCCATTGTCGCTTTACCTGAGGTCATGTTTGCTCGTGCTTCAAAGTAAGTAGAAAGTGCATCACCCATACCCGCAACTAGAAGGCGTACTGGTGCTTTAGCGATAATAGCACTGTCCATCACTACCATATTTGGGTTACTAGGAAATAGTAAGTACTCACTGAATTCACCTTCAGGTGTGTAAATAACAGCAAGTGCAGAGGTAGGGGCATCTGTTGATGCAATTGTCGGAACTACGACTACTGGTACTTTTGAGTAATACGCTACCGCTTTAGCAGTATCCAGTGTTTTACCACCACCAATACCAATGATCACGTCATGCTTTTGCGTTGCTGCGATGTCAATGATGCGGTCGATTTCTTGACGGGAACACTCTCCATGGAACAGATCCATTGCCAGTGGCATTTCTTCTTTTTCAAAGCTGTTTTTTACTGTACCGCCTACTAAGCCTGTAACAAATTCATCTGCAATCGCCAGTGGATTTTCACCTAATGCCTTCACGTAACCAGCGATAGCACCTAGTACATTTTCACCTTGAACGTATTTGCTAGGGCTAATAATTATTTTATCCATGTTTTTGACCTTCTCTGTGTTTCAACGTTGGAGAAATCATAAAGAAAGAGAGTTAGAAACAAGTAGAAATAACGTCAGTTATATAAGTGAAGTTTGATTCCCACATCAATTAACGTCATAGAAATAATATTGTGAGAACCCAATTATTAATTCAGTCACATTTACAAATAATTTCCTTGATTTGTGTTTCATTTTGAACCATTCGACTTTTTTGCTATGTTTCGAAATGAAACAGGCAAATTAAATTGCTGACCATGAAAAAGGAACTTAATATGGGTCCAGCCCTTTGGTTTCAAGGAATATAAAAGAATAATGAAAAAGATTATCAATAACGTCGACAATGTTGTCTTAGACCAAGTTCAGGGCTTAGTTGCCTCTCGTACTGATCTCAAACTAAATAAAAATCCATGTTATATCTGGCATGAAGAGTCTCCGAACCAAGTTGCATTGGTTTCAGGAGGAGCCTCTGGGCACGAACCTATGCATATTGGATATGTAGGCCAAGGTATGCTTACTGGTGCAATTCCTGGTGAGATATTTGTTAGAGCAACCCCCGACCAAATCTATGAATGTGCGAGCCAAGTGAGCCGTGAGCAAGGCATATTGTTTCTGATTAAAAACTATATTGGTGACAGTATGAACTTTAAGTTAGCAGTAGAGTTGCTTCATTCTGACGGTGTAAAGGTAGGAGCCGTTCTCATTGATGATGATATCGCAGTCAATGATAGCCTTTATACAAACGGACGCAGAGGAATGGCAGGAACAGTCTTGGTAGAAAAAATTGTCGGTGCGGCATCGGCAAAAGGCTATTCATTAGAACAGTGTGAAGAGCTTGGACGTCGTGTGAACAATAACTGTCGGTCGATCAGTGTTGCATTAAGGCCGTGTACCGTCCCAGCCGCAGATCAGCCCTCGTTTGAACTAGGAGAAAACGAAGTCGAGTTTGGTATTGGCATACATGGGGAGCCCGGCATAGAGCGTATGGAATTTACGAACTCTGACGACTTGGTTGATAAGATGTTTGTGGCTCTCAAAGAAAACGCCCCATATAGCAGGGTGCTACCGTGTTGGGATAAGGAGGAAGGTGAATGGCTCGAACTTGATTCTTCGATCAATGACTTTGAATCTGACCATGACTATATAGCGATTGTGAACGGCTTAGGTGGCACTCCAAACTCTGAACTTTATGTTGTCTATAAACGCTTAGCCGAAAATTGTGAAGCAGAGAACTTTCGAATAGCGCGTAACTTAGTTGGCGAGTATTGTACCGCTGTCGATATGTCGGGTATTTCAATCACGCTACTTAAGGCGGATAAGGAAGTGATTGACCTTTTCGATGCACCAGTTAACACAGCTGCAATGACTTGGTAATCCTCTAAATTGGAAGAAAGTGATGCAAATTGAAAAACAACACATTGTTAACTGGCTCTCGCTCTGCGCTAAAGCATACGAAGAGAATAAAGAATTTCTTACTGATTTGGATCGAGATCTTGGTGACTCTGATCATGGGCTGCATATCTGTAGAGGATTTAAAATTGTCTTGGAGAACCTACCTAAATTTGAGAAACAAAACATTGCAACAATATTGAAAAATACAGGTATGACTTTACTCTACAATGTTGGCGGAGCAAGTGGCCCGCTCTATGGAACCCTTTTTATACGAGCCGCCGCTACCATTGGCACCCGTGAGCAACTCTCTTTTGAAGAGTTAATTGATGCCTTAAAAAGCGGTGTTGATGGCATTGTTACGAGAGGCAAAGCCAACGTGGGTGATAAAACTATGTGCGATGTCTGGTTGCCCGTTATTGAGCAGACTCGTTCTAAAATAGCTTCTGGAGCTCATATAGACTCTTTGTTGGAATGTATGGTTTCTACTTCAGAAAAAGGGGCTGTTTCAACCATTGAGATGGAAGCATCCAAAGGAAATGCTCGTTTGCTAGGTAAGCGAAGTATTGGCCATCAAGATCCTGGGGCTACCTCGTCATTAATCATGATCAAAGCATTAGTACAGGCTGTAAATGGAAGCTAAGCCTTTATAATACAAACAAAAAATTCAAGTTATTGAAGCGACTTGGACTCATTTTACGCTCTCTAAAGGGTTGGCATTAGTTAGTTTCAAGCACGTCTTCAAGATCATACTTTTTCACTTTACGCCAAAGCGTTGTACGTCCGATATTCAAGGCTTTCGCCATTTCCTGCAAGCGCCCGTCAAATACTTTCCATGATTGGATGATCGCCTGCTTCTCTAGCTCCTCTAACGTCATAACGGAAGCCGCACTGTTCAATTCTTGATGAGCTTGAAGTTTCACCTCATCAGGTAGATCATCAAGTTCAATACGATTTGAACTGCGATTCAACAAGAAGCGTTCTACAATATTTCGAAGTTGCGAGTTATTACCAAACCAGCGGTAGTTGCACAAAGTTGTCATTACTTCACGCTCAATCTCGATTGTAATTTTGTGCCTTTGCTCATAAATACTCACGAGCTTTGTCACCATATGTTCAATATCTTCTGGCCGGGTTCTCAATGGAGGGATATGGAGTTCATTTGCCGATAGATCATAGTAAAGTATTCGAGCAAAAGAACCTTGCTCAACCCCCTCAGCAATATTGGCCGATGTTCCAGTGATAAGTTGAAACTTAACTTTTATGGGCCTTTCGCTATTACTGCGATTGAACAAGCCCGTTTTAAGCAACTTTAATAAGGTTGCTTGTAACTCAGTACCGAGCAACTCAATATTTTCAATATAGAGTGTGCCATTTTGAGCCAGCTCAAACTTAGAGGGGTGTCCTTCTCCTTCATCATGCCCAAGCACATCTCTTAAAAGTTGATAGGGGTTGGTTGACCGGCAGTTAAGCGAGATGAATGGGCCGTCACGATACTCACTTTCATTGTGTATCGCCATTGCCAAATCAGATTTGCCAACTCCTTCTTCTCCAGTGATCAGGATAGGGGCCCGTGTTTTAATCGCTCGTCCAGCGACCCGCATTACATGCTTCATTTTACGTGAAGCATACATAAGATTCGCAAAGGTATAAGTTGCAGGACTGGCCGATTGTTGCAATGCCAGTTCATGAAATTTATCAACGGGGTGGATGAAAAGTAGGTGCGTACCATCTGACATACAGCGGTACGTGATGATCGCTTCGATAAAACGGCCATCAATTTCAAATGTCGTTTGCTTTCGGCGTACCATTTCGCCTTGTTTGATACTACTTATAATATTTGGGGCGAAACGAATTACATTGAATATATCCCTATCGAGTAAATCGTTACTGTTCACATTGAGCAGCTTCTCAGCTTGACTGCTCGTATACGAAATTAGGTTCTCACTATCCCATGATATGATGCCATCATCCATATACTCCAAAGCTGCGCTATGTGCTGATTGGAGTCGATTCATACTCTCTTGTTCACTTTCAATGTGAAGCTGCAAACTCACCTCACGAGCACAAGAAGTGGCAATCACAATATTCTCTTTTTTGTAATCCTCTGCGCGACGAACTAGCAAGATAGTACCGCGTAATTTGCCATAGGTATCGATAATTGGTGCCGCAACGCTACCAATGTCATGCAAGTCTCGTTTGAAATGATCGCCAGCAAACACTTCATAAGGCATGTTTGTTTCCATAGCGAAACTGACGGCATTCGTACCCACTTTGTCTTCCGTTAGAAAGCACCCCACCTTGATACCTAGTGCATTCATTTTTTCTTCCAGCTCTTGGTGTCCAACATGGGACATCACGCAGCCATTGTCATCTGTAACAATAAGCGCCAGTTTCTCGTTGCGAAGCAGATCGTACATATCTTCTGTTACCCTTGTGGCACAGTTGATAATGCGTTCATTTCTTCGTCTTAGTGAAGTAAGAGTGAAACCGGAAGCAATATGCGGACGAGTCCAATTGTAGGCACTCATTTGCTTGATACAGCGCTGCCAAGATTGGAATACTGGAGAAAAGGCAAATTCAGGCGAAACCCATTGGTGTTTCTGGAAGAATTCCCATCGGGTTTTACTATCTTCGATAGAGAGCATTAGGATAGAGACGGTCATGATTACTAACTTGGTCGTATCCTAGCACAACAATTGCCAGCAGTTACTCGTCTCAATCACACTTAAGCTATTTTCAGGTACGACAGGCATAGCTATGTACCTATAAATAGTGAATGTGACTCTCTATCACTCCTCTATCTTAGCTCTATATCTAGGAGCTTAATTTAAACTATCGATTATTTAGCGTGAAACTTCATATATATTGATATTGAACTTCGGTAAATATGCACTTAATGTGATGCCATAAGTGTTACCATTTTATCAGTTGAGGATTTAGCCCCAGCTGTTCGAGATACAGCTCAAAAAGGCCTTCTTTTTTCATATTTCTAAGAATAACCGAGAGTTGTGGCGCAAGCTCTTTATGTTTTTTGTGTAGCCATAAATGGCTTGTTACTGTCTCCATAACGCCACTTTTCAGAACAGTGCTGTCCGTCGCCATATTCAGCGCGTCACTGATTGTGATTACCCGAGCACCTAATACCTCCAAGCGATAATAGAATAGGTTCACTTGGTTATATTATGAAATTTTCGTTTGGGTTTACATATACTGTCAATCTCACTTTAGAATGTCTGGCTTCTGGCAAAGTAGAAACGTTCGGTTATATGAGAAGAAGGAGTTGGATAAATGGTTTGTATTCTATGAAGCTTTTGTCCATCAGCGCCTTATTCTGTTAAACCCGAAGCTATTAAGTTGCTGAGCTTGTAGCTAGAAGGGAGCTTAGTGCTCCCTATTTATTGGCTCTATAATGTATTCTTGCAGTTCCTGTAGGATTTTTATGGCTAATTGTTTTGCTTCGTATATAGGTAAGTCGTGATCCTCGTAGACAGTACCGTGACTCATGCTGTCCCGAATTTTCTTCATCTTATAGAAAATTGCCATATCTTCATCATTCAGACTTGACCATTTGGAGGCAACACACCAGTTAAACTTAGGGGCTGTGTTGTCTTTTGAGCCTTCAATAGCCTTTTTAAAGTAATCATTCATTGATGCTGATACCCTATCTGGGACATTAAATAGGTGTTGCATGTCTTTGTCATATGTAAGGCTTTTGAATACCTGACCGGTGTGCTTCTCTATAAACTGGTAGTAGTTATTCCAGATATAGATAGGGGAAGATGAAGCACACTCATCACAAACAACATGTGCTTCCTTTATTCCACCACCCCTAGCAAGGTAAAGGTACTCAATTGATAGGTTCTTGTTGCCACAAAAAGGACAAATTTTATAAGTAAAATTGACCTCTATTCAAAGGTTTTTACACTATAAGAGTTCAAGATTAATTAAGCTTCTTAGAATGTTATAATTTTTAGTTTGTTGTTCATAAATACTAGGATAATCTTCGTTAATACTATATATAAGAAAAGGAGATAAAAGTAAGCTAAAATATAGTGCTACGCTATTTTTAAATTTATCACGTTCAATTTTCTGAAAATATGGATCTTTTTTAATGACGCTTATTATTAAGTTATCAAAATTATCTCTTATGATATCTTTTAGCGCTTCATGTTCCACGCTCGATTTTTCGAGTCTGATTACATTAGTTACCAATTTTAAAGTTTCTGTATCATAAGATACCTCACTAAAACATTTCTCTGCTAGATTGACATTATTTGAATTGATTTTTTTAATTAACTCTCTTCTAAACCTAGACATATGCAATTTAATCATTTCTTCTACTAACCCTTCTTTGCTTCCAAAGTGATAGCGAATTAAAGATATATTAAACCCAGACTGCTCAGAGATAATTCTGGTCGTGATAGGTTGGCCGCCATCAGACAGATAGAGTGACTTTACTGTATTTATTAAAGCCTTTCTTGACTCTAAGGTCTGTACAGGCCGACCGGCATTCCTATTCGGACTTACAGTTTTCATATTCTGTTATGCTCCGGGGTTATCTAGTTTCTTATTTTTTTGAATTTCCTACCATCTCGGATATTCATAGTCATTAAAAATAAGTTGGTAGCACCAGCAAGTAGTTCTAATGCTTGAACAATATAGAATGTCGTATCAAAGGTACCATTTATTGCCATTTGGTTTAGATATATCGCGGCAGGAACTAGAATAACAATTCCGTTTATACCGATAATAGGCATACGTTTTTTCTTTTTTCTATGATTTTTCCTTTTCCCCCTTTTGCTATCGAAAAGCCTGTGGCTCCAGTTAGGGAAACTGCGGGAATGAGGATGAAAAGACCTGGAAATACAATAAAAGCCTTAACTTTCGCTACTGACTCAAGTGAACCAAATAATTCAATAAATAGAGTTGAGCTAAAAAAGGTAGCTATACAGATTGTGGCTAATATTGCCGAACTACGATGAATTAGGGGTTTCATATGTGACTCCACACGTGTATAGTTGGTAACATGTTGTCAATATTAATCCATTGACAACATGTTGTCAATGGATGGGAGTGAAATATAGCCATGTTAAAAAAAGCAAATGGAGAAACCTTTACTGAAGTCGTTTTAGAAGTTTTCAAAGTAAGCGGAATGCTTAACGTAGAAGGTGATGATCTTACAAAAGAATTTGGCTTAAGTAGCGCTAGGTGGAAAGTTATGGGAGCGATCGGCAGGTCTGAGACGGCTCTGACGGTACCTCAAATTGGTCGTACTATGGGGCAGAGTAGACAGGCAACGCAGCGAATTGTAGATGTGATGACAAAGGATGGTTTACTGCAATTGGTGGAGAACCCACATCACAAGAGAGCCAAGCTTGTTGACCTTACAGAACAAGGAAAAAAAGTATATAGGCTATTGGATATAAAACAAACATGCTGGGCTAGTAAAGGTGCAGAAGACTTGTCCAAAGAAGAACTAGAGACAACATTGTTCGTACTTCAAAAGATGGCGAGTTACCTTGGTGCGCAATAGAGAAAGGCAGTGATTTTAATTTCGACTGCCTATGCGGATAAATCATTCTGAATCAGATATAGCTATGATGTCATTGCCCTTCCGTTAACAGGCAATATAAAATTTTGGTCATTCGCTCTATGCTAATATGAAACCAAGCCCAGTTTTCGAAGTCTGCCAGTGGATTAACCCTCAACACTTCTTCCATCGATAAACCCTGTTCAACCAATGGTTTGATGCAACCTTTGATGTTGATCAGCATATCTAGTGCTTCTTGCATATCGGCTTTACTACCCAAGGGGCCATGTCCAGGAATGATTACTGTTTT
The DNA window shown above is from Vibrio algarum and carries:
- a CDS encoding zinc-binding dehydrogenase, whose protein sequence is MKIKLNINKDKNRFDVKTGDKTMKAVVTMGNGGYEMLEYKDVPMPVISEGEVLIKVLAAGVNNTEINTRLGWYSQKVTQSTNTLSTDENEVTDAAEEKDGGWNNETPFPFIQGTDCAGLVVEAKDQADQHLIGKRVLIRACIRHEGFESRENIWMASDFDGAFAQYVKISASEVFPVECDWSDAELGTIPCAYATSENMVQRSGVKAGDRVYVAGASGGVGSAVVQLAKRRGAYVIAAAEGEDKIERVRSYGADEVVDYGKNALEVLGEMSVDIIIDNVAGDNFVNNLKMLKRGGRYASSGAIAGPLVELDFRTMYLRDLTLVGCTGWDEPVFPSLIDAIEKGEIKPALSKAFPLSDIVEAQKELVSRKHVGKLVLIPEHED
- a CDS encoding MFS transporter; the protein is MNNSSLTRYFQFVLVILAAGAVFPLVYLKAQYQETILEVFQMNVTDLNNIYSILGMVFVAGYFPSGILSDKFSAKSLLVVSLLGTAAGGFWFAQIPQYSGVVGCFIIWGIFAVFTFWSAHMKLTKMLSTPEEEGRFFGFLDGGRGLVEAALGSVALYLFTTTLGDSEAFADKETALKSVIYMYSFALTAIAVLVALFVKPTEDRNVETGEEEKFRLADVSKILTNKYVWLHGLIIFCGYTVFWSNYYYGGHLQSNLEMSAVTVGSMMVGVLWMRPIGGFLGGYCADKFGRAQTVATGTFLAAVALCTLAIIPSSAGTIIIGSLVLLTAVFIYVVRGTYWSILGQAKISAALTGTAIGVVSLIGYLPDIFIPQMNSYLWSTFGNDDGYRAYFIVTAAFGVLGAILAMVFNRMSKKEEASSEPSNQINSVELPTS
- a CDS encoding dihydroxyacetone kinase subunit DhaK, which translates into the protein MSDLILNNKESFVLDSIHGALYAAQKENLTLLDFNNDIKVVARNDWNKDKVALICGGGSGHEPAHAGFVGKGMLTAAVCGDLFAAPSVDAVLNAILHVTGDAGCLVIIKNYTGDRLNFGLAVEKAKEMGRKVDLIVVGDDISIPGNPQPRGIAGTLFVQKVAGYVAENNGSLEEVKQAAIDVHEKTASIGVALTSCSLPGESNERIAKGKAELGLGIHGEAGIETIDLPKAKELVATMVGKLIEAQPISENAILLNNLGGLSPIEMNIVAKEVMESELGQQAKFIVSGALMTAIDMKGFSVSTIQLTDEISKALTADVETSAWPGAVARREVPITQCENQIVKQAFEPSHEEETALVLSKVCQSIIDIEAELNHLDSIVGDGDTGSTFAAGARKVIAQLEAKQLPLQDKAKLMTTIADCLTSVMGGSSGVLLSILFTAAGRDFELNGSLPKALQAGLDQMMAYGGAKPGDRTMIDALHPALEAWVEEGFDSAINAAKAGAEATVAMTNAKAGRSSYLNSDSLSGTKDPGAFAIETVFSQF
- a CDS encoding glycerol dehydrogenase codes for the protein MDKIIISPSKYVQGENVLGAIAGYVKALGENPLAIADEFVTGLVGGTVKNSFEKEEMPLAMDLFHGECSRQEIDRIIDIAATQKHDVIIGIGGGKTLDTAKAVAYYSKVPVVVVPTIASTDAPTSALAVIYTPEGEFSEYLLFPSNPNMVVMDSAIIAKAPVRLLVAGMGDALSTYFEARANMTSGKATMAGGAPTRSAQALAKLCYETLLEDGLKAKVAVENGVSSKAVENIIEANTYLSGIGFESSGLAAAHAIHNGLTKLEECHHLYHGEKVAFGTLTQLVLENAAMEEINTVIDFCRSIGLPTNLFQMGVKELNHDKLREVAEGATAEGETIHNMPFPVTAEAVYSAILIAHQLGQ
- the dhaK gene encoding dihydroxyacetone kinase subunit DhaK, whose protein sequence is MKKIINNVDNVVLDQVQGLVASRTDLKLNKNPCYIWHEESPNQVALVSGGASGHEPMHIGYVGQGMLTGAIPGEIFVRATPDQIYECASQVSREQGILFLIKNYIGDSMNFKLAVELLHSDGVKVGAVLIDDDIAVNDSLYTNGRRGMAGTVLVEKIVGAASAKGYSLEQCEELGRRVNNNCRSISVALRPCTVPAADQPSFELGENEVEFGIGIHGEPGIERMEFTNSDDLVDKMFVALKENAPYSRVLPCWDKEEGEWLELDSSINDFESDHDYIAIVNGLGGTPNSELYVVYKRLAENCEAENFRIARNLVGEYCTAVDMSGISITLLKADKEVIDLFDAPVNTAAMTW
- the dhaL gene encoding dihydroxyacetone kinase subunit DhaL, which translates into the protein MQIEKQHIVNWLSLCAKAYEENKEFLTDLDRDLGDSDHGLHICRGFKIVLENLPKFEKQNIATILKNTGMTLLYNVGGASGPLYGTLFIRAAATIGTREQLSFEELIDALKSGVDGIVTRGKANVGDKTMCDVWLPVIEQTRSKIASGAHIDSLLECMVSTSEKGAVSTIEMEASKGNARLLGKRSIGHQDPGATSSLIMIKALVQAVNGS